TCTTGAAATGCTTTGTTGATCGAATCAAGGTCATCGTCGATCATGGCAAAATCGTAGATTGGCCCAACCCGTCGAGTTTGCGGAAATACGTGAGTGGTCGCATTCCTCGAACAAGCAGTTGCCAGGAATTCTACTGCATGTCGCGATGTCCATCACCCCGTCAACCGTTCAAACACCCCATAAGCCGCTTCCCAGGCTTCGCGATGCTCCGATGGTTCATACTCTTCCACTGAGAAGGAGCGGCGGATGACTTCGCGGGCTTCGGCGATGTTGCTGACGGCGCCGGCTGCCGCGGCTTGCATCATGACGTTGCCGATGGCTGTGGCTTCGACTGGGCCGGCGATCACGCGGCGGTTGCAGGCGTCGGCGGTGAATTGGCAGAGTTGCCGGTTGAGGGCGCCGCCGCCGACGATGTGGATCGTGCGAATCTTCGTGTCGGCGAGTTCTTCAAGATGGCCAAGGACTTGCCGGTAGCGGAGGGCGAGGCTTTCCAGGGCGCAGCGCACCATGGCGCCCTCATCGGCAGGTTGTGCTTGTCCGGTACGGCGGCAGTAGTCGCGCATGGCGTGCGGCATATCGGCCGGAGCAAGCAGCGTGGCGTCGTCCGGGTTCACCATCGAGACGAGCGGCGGCGCTTCGGCGCTCAAGCGTAACAGCGCTTCCCAGGTGAATTCGCAACCTTGTTTCGCCCAGATGCGGCGGCATTCCTGAATGAGCCAGAGTCCGCCGATGTTTTTCAGCAGTCGAATCGTGCCGCCCACGCCCCCCTCGTTCGTGAAGTTGAGTTGCAGGCAGCGATCGTTCACCACGGGGCGCGGCAGCTCCAGGCCCATCAGGCTCCAGGTGCCGGAGCTGATGTAGCACCAATCGGGCTTCTCCGCGCCGACGCCTCGGGCGGGGACCGCCATCACGGCGCTGGCGGTGTCGTGCGTGCCCGGTAGCACCACTTCGACATTGTTCAGCCCGGTTTCTTCGGCCAGTTCCTGGCGCAAGTGGCCAAGCTTCGCACCGGGCTGCGTGATTTCGCCCAAGATGTGAAGCGGTAACTGGAATCGCTCAAAGAGATCGGCGGCCCAATGCCCGCGTGTGGGATTATAGAACTGCGTCGTGGTGGCGTTGGTGAACTCGTTCACTTTGACGCCGGTAAGCAGCCAGTTGAAGACGTCGGGCATCATCAGCAGCGATTCGGCCATTTCCAGCAGCGGCGAATCGGCCCATTTCATCGCCAGCAGTTGATACAGCGTGTTGAACTGCATGAACTGCAGTCCGGAGTGATGAAAAATCTCCTCTCGGCTCACGAGGCGAAACGCCTTGTCGAGAATGCCGTCGGTGCGGTGGTCGCGATAATGGTTCGGGTTGCCGAGCAGGACGTTGTTCCGTCCCAACAGGGCGAAATCGACCCCCCAGGTGTCGACGCCGACGCTGCGGATTTGATCGCCGTACTTCGCCCCGGCGGCCGTCAGCCCCCGGCAAACGTGCGACCAGAGGTGCAGCAAGTCCCAATGTTTGCTGCCCGCAACGACGACGGGCCCGTTCTCGAAGCGGTTCACCTCGCCCAGGGCCAGGAGCCGCCCGTCGAAGGAACCGGCCATGACCCGGCCGCTGGAGGCCCCCAGATCGACCGCCAAGAATGTCTCCGCCGCCATAGATTCCCGCCTTGTCCGCTCGATCGCGATTGCCGCAAGTTCCACCTGGAAAAGGAGATTGTGGCGACGCCGCGGCGCAAGTTCAAGCGCAGACGCGAGGAGGAGAATTAACCGCGAAACACGCGAAAAGAACGCGAAAAGGCAGAATGGTCCAGGGAATACACGGAAGGACACGGAAATGAATGCTCTCTTGTTCCGTGTCTTTCCGTGTAGTCCGTGAATCAATTCGTCCTCCCTTTCGCGCCATTTCGCGTGTTTCGCGGTTAAACGCCGGTATTGGCCACGGGATAAGCGGTCTAGGTTGCAGAATCGGACTGGGAAGCGTCGATATCGATTGGTGGGCTAGGCTTAATGTTGACTTAGATGAGCAACATTAGTATGATTGCCCACGCCTTGGCGGCGATCCATTACCTGACGAAGGATTGAATGCCATGAGCACGCCGACCGCTGCTCGCAAAACGACTGCCTCGCCGGTGACTTACCGGCCCCAACTCAAGCTGCACGTGCCTGAAATGCCCGTCCTGGAAACTACGGAACCTGCGCCGGCGCCCTCGTCTGGGCCGAAGGTGTTCTCCGATGAGGAGATCGCTTTCCTGGCGGAATCGAGCCAGAAGCTCGAAACGGCGACGCCGCAGGAGATTATCGCTTGGGCCGTGGAGCACTACTTTCCCAAGCTGACGATGGCCACGGCATTCGGCCCGGAAGGCTGTGCGATCATCCACATGCTGGCGGAGATCGAGCCGCGAGTGCATGTGTTCAACCTGGACACCGGCTATCAATTCAAAGAGACGCTGGAATTGCGGGAGCGCATCGCCCAGCGGTACGGAATCCTGGTCGAAATGAAGCAGCCGGAGCTGACGGTGGCCGAATACGAGGCCAAGCACGGCGGCCCGCTGTACAAGACGAACCCGGACCAGTGCTGCGCCGATCGCAAAGTGAAGGTCCTCAAGCAGGCGGCCGAGGGCTGGGACGCCTGGATGACGGCCATTCGCCGCGACCAGAGCCCGGACCGGGCGAACGCGCCGATCGTCGGTGTCGACAAGAAGTTCAACCTGGTGAAGGTGAACCCGCTGGCGAACTGGACGAAGCAGGACGTCTGGAAGCTGATCACGGCTCACGACGTCCCGTACAACCCGCTGCACGACCAGGGTTACCCGAGCATCGGCTGCTGGCCCTGCACGCGAGCGGTAATGTTCGGCGAAGACGAACGCGCCGGCCGCTGGAGCGGATTTCAGAAGACCGAGTGTGGATTGCATACTAAGGACTGAGGACGAGTTTGAAGTTTTCAGTGTTCAGTTTTCAGTTGGGATACGGACTGAAATTCTCACTGAAAACTGAAAACTGAAAACTTCAAACTGCCCCATGAAACTCTCCGCCAAGACTGAATACGCCTGCATCGCCATGCTCGAATTGGCGGCGGCGTATGGTTCGGCGGAACCGGTGCGGATCGGGGCAATTGCCGAAAAACACGGGATTCCGCCCCGTTTTCTGGTGCAGATCCTGCTGCAGCTCAAAGGCGCTGGATACGTCGCCAGCACGCGCGGGGCCGCCGGCGGCTACCAGCTCATCAAGTCGCCGGACGAGGTTTCTCTCGGTGCGGTGATGACCGTCATCGACGGCCCAGACGACGGTCCAACGAACAGCGCACTGCCCCAATCGATTGCCGCGCGGGTGTTACAGGAAGCCTGGCGCGAAGTGTTGCAAGTCGAACGTGAAATGCTCGACGGCCTCTCGTTCGGCGATCTGCTCGACCGCACGAAAGAGCCGACCGAAGGCATGTATCACATCTGACACGCCAGCTGTGCAAGGTGTCTAGCGAAACGTTGTTCGCAGTTACTGGTCGGAGATTCGCTGGGCGTTCACGTCCAACGATCACCGATGTCGGCTCTCCCTCGCTGGCGCTACGGGCTAGTGTTGTCGCTCTCCGCGCCTCTGCGCCTCCGCGTTTCCAAACGCATTTCCCGCATTCACATCCCGAAGCTGGGTGAGCTATACCCGACGTTTTGGGGCGGGGGAATTACGCGAACCGGGTAACTGGTAATTCTGGCGGTTCCGTGGCGATTGTCGTAAGTCATTGTCGTGTTGGCGCTTGCGTCGAATGAATCGATATTGACTCGATATTTCGCCTGGCTATAATTGCTCGACGTGGCAAGTCCGGTAGTTCGGGAAGAACCGGAAGAGCCTGCGGAATGCGAAAGCGTCAGCGGACAAAGGATTTAGGAATCTTGGTTCCCCAGGGAGCCTGGCTTCCCAGAAGAGGGCGGACCCTCGGGCGTTGACGCCAACGGCTAGTGTGACACGGATGACTGGACCTCCGCCGGGCGGCTCTTGTGGATAGAGCTGTCTTGGAGGTTGCCTAGACTAGCCCACCATCGGCTAGGAGAAGGGTGGTAAACCCATGAAGGATGTCTTCACGACGGGCGAAGCGGCCAAGATTTGCAAAGTCAGCCAACAAACCATCATTCGCTGTTTTGACTCCGGACAACTGCGCGGTTTTCGCGTTCCGGGCAGCCGCTTCCGCCGCATTCCGCGGGCGGAACTGTACCAGTTCATGAAGGACAACCAGATTCCGACCGACGCGCTGGAAAGCGGCAAACGGAAGGTGCTGGTGGTCGACGATGACGTCGAGTTGGTGGAGCTGATCACGGAAGTGCTGGAGCGGGACGGCCGGTTCGAAACCCGGAGCGTCAACAACGGTTTCGACGCCGGCATGATGGTCAAGGAATACCGTCCCGAACTGATTGTGCTGGACGTGATGCTGCCGGACATCAATGGCCGCGAAGTCTGCCAGCGAGTCCGCGGCGACAGCACCATGGACTCGGTGCGGATCATCTGCATCTCCGGCATGGTGGAAGACGACAAGATCGAAGACCTCCGCGCCGCGGGGGCCAACGATTTCATGCACAAGCCGTTCGAGATCGAACAACTCGTCGACCGGATGTGCCAACTGCTGGATATGGAAGCGGCGAACGTGTAACGGACGAGCGTGAACCGCGAAACACGCGAAACACACGAAAGGTTGGAGGCAACCAGGCGGGTGAATGGGTTCCGTTCACCTTGCTTGTGCCTCGATTTGAATCTCGTGAGCGCCGGCGTGAACTTCGCGAACTGGCAAGTCGAAACGTTGCTGTCGTTGCTCGATGCCGTGTTGGCGGAGGACGGCGTAGTTCGCGCCGCGCATGTGCGCGCGGCGTTGGCAACCGAGCCCGAGTTCGCGGTACTTGCGACGGAATTCGGACTGACCGGAGACTGCGACGAGCGGCGAACGATCCACTGCTTGCAGGAATTGCTCGCGCGATATTCGCGAGAGGATAATCGTGATGATGCGATTTCGCCGGCGCATCTTGCGGCCCTTGCGCGGCTGCGAAGCGTGCTCGGGCTGCGCTCTCGCATAGTACAATTGCTTGGCGACTTTAGTCACGCCCTCGACGAAGCTAAGCTCACCGCGCTGGCCGAGTTTGCAGCCGGCGCCGGGCATGAGATGAACAATCCGCTGGCGGTGATCTCCGGCCGGGCGCAATTACTGTTGCGCGGCGAGACGGACGAAGCGCGGCGCGCGGACCTGGCGCTCATCAAAACGCAAGCGACGCGCGTGCATGAGATGATCGCCGATTTGATGCTCTTCGCGCGGCCGCCGGCGCCGGTGAAACAAGATACAGATTTAACGCAATTGGTCCGCGAAACCATTGAGCGCGTTCGCGCTGCGGCGGATCAGCGCGGCGTGCGGATCGACTCCACGTTTTCCAGGCCGGTGGAGATCTCCATCGACCCGGCGCAGATTTCTACGGCGCTGCGCGGGCTGATCGAGAACGCGTTGAATGCCGTTAGCGACGGCGGGATCGTTTCCATCGACGTGCAGGGGACGACGATCTTTGTGCGCGACAACGGCCCGGGCATCTCGACGCAGGAACGCGGGCTGATCTTCGATCCGTACTATTCAGGGCGACAAGCCGGGCGAGGGCTCGGCATGGGCTTGCCGAAATGCTGGCGCATCATTCAGCAGCACGGCGGCGAGTTATCGGTACAAGGGGCGCAAGGGGGCGGAACCGAGTTTGTAATTCAATTACCGCTACTGTAGCCGACCTCGGTAAGGCGACATGCCTCAACTACTCCGCCAATAAAACAAGGCCGTCCGGGAGAACGGCGTTGGGACATCGACTGCCGGTGGGTTGTGCGTTCCCCGCCATCGGCCAATGCGGCAGGTTGTCCAATTCAATACTACGTCTTTTCCACAGGGAAAGTGTGTGAGCTTTGCGCAAGGTTTTTGTGCCGATGCTCACGCGGGTTCACCACGGGGCACGAAGAACACGGCAATAGGAGGCGGCGCCGTTGGGAAGGGTCGAGTCACGCAATGAAAATCGCGGCATACGGCAAGAGGGAGGAATTGGATGAGCGACGAGATGAATCCTTATGTATCGCCGAAGGTCGCGGAGGCGCCGCTTCAATATGAATTCGACGTCAAAGCACCTCCGAGGCCTTGGGCTTCCCGGGCAATTACTGCGGCGCTCTTCATGAACATTGTCGCTATACCGCTCAGTGAACTGTTGCCGGATGTTAGACGGAGCCTAGAGCGTCTCGGAGCGCCTGCTCTCTGGATCGACATGGTCAAGGCCTGCGGGTTGATCAACATCGTGTGGCTGATGGTGATGTGGCCGATCACGTCGTTGACGGCGGTGATTTACACCGCGTCTGTGGATCGCTATACGCGATGGTGGCGATTCAAGTCCGTTACCGCGGCAATCATGCTCGCGCTATGGATGTTGGGCTGCGGCCTGATTCTTAGTATGGTGATGTCAACGTCCGCTGATGAATTGGACTAAGATCATGGGAATGCGCGAGTGGATGCCTCCAACCCTTACGCTTCACCATTGGCGCCGCACGTGGCGACTACCGATGACCTGAAGCTGCCCCCGTATCCGTGGCTCAGTAACACCCTGTTCATCGGGTTGCTGCTGAACGCAATTCCCTGCATCGCGGTGTTTGCGCTGATTTTGTACGCAGCGTGGCTCGAAATGCAGTTACCGGGCCAAGACCCCTTCGTGGGTTTCGAAATGCTGCTTGGCTTCGGTGTCTTAGGCGCCGCCGCATACTGGCCGCTCTCGTCGTTGGCGCTGTTTGTGTATTCCATCACCGTCGATCGTGGAACACCGTGGTGGATACTCAAAGCAATTGTATCCAGCGCAATGCTCTTGATGTTCCTATTGCCGTGCGTGTTGGCGCTGGTCTTAGCTCGACGGCGAGCTCAGCCGCGAGGCTTTTGCTTGGTGCTTGGCAATTCCTCGGCGAGAAAATCAAGGAAGTCGTCGTCGTCCGCTCCTGTGGCCGGCGGGGGCGCGTCGGACAAGACGGGCTTGATATTGCCGGACGTTTCTTCGAGCGGCAAATCCAGTTCGAAGTCGAGCACCTCGTCGGCGGCCAATTCCTGGGGGTTCCGCGCGGCCGAGGCTGGCGGCGGGCCTTCGGCGGTGATCTCTAGGAGTTCCGCGTCGGAAAACTCGAAGGACTCCGGCGAAGGGGAACCCACTGTCGCCGCGGGCGCGGAGCCCGCAGGCGCAGCGGTCGGAGCGACTTCCGCCACCGGTTTCTGGGACTTGGCCGCCCCCTTCTTGGAAAACGGCCACCAGCCGCGCTTCGTCGTCGCCGTGCCTGTCGCTTCGGCCACCGCTTGCGTGGCGGGGACGGGCATTTCTGCCTGCGCCGCATCCAGCGCCGCTGCCGATTTGGCTTTGCGTTTCAGGCCGAACAATCCGCGCTTCGGCTTCTCAGTCGG
This is a stretch of genomic DNA from Planctomycetia bacterium. It encodes these proteins:
- a CDS encoding phosphoadenylyl-sulfate reductase; the protein is MPVLETTEPAPAPSSGPKVFSDEEIAFLAESSQKLETATPQEIIAWAVEHYFPKLTMATAFGPEGCAIIHMLAEIEPRVHVFNLDTGYQFKETLELRERIAQRYGILVEMKQPELTVAEYEAKHGGPLYKTNPDQCCADRKVKVLKQAAEGWDAWMTAIRRDQSPDRANAPIVGVDKKFNLVKVNPLANWTKQDVWKLITAHDVPYNPLHDQGYPSIGCWPCTRAVMFGEDERAGRWSGFQKTECGLHTKD
- a CDS encoding response regulator; this encodes MKDVFTTGEAAKICKVSQQTIIRCFDSGQLRGFRVPGSRFRRIPRAELYQFMKDNQIPTDALESGKRKVLVVDDDVELVELITEVLERDGRFETRSVNNGFDAGMMVKEYRPELIVLDVMLPDINGREVCQRVRGDSTMDSVRIICISGMVEDDKIEDLRAAGANDFMHKPFEIEQLVDRMCQLLDMEAANV
- a CDS encoding HAMP domain-containing sensor histidine kinase, giving the protein MSAGVNFANWQVETLLSLLDAVLAEDGVVRAAHVRAALATEPEFAVLATEFGLTGDCDERRTIHCLQELLARYSREDNRDDAISPAHLAALARLRSVLGLRSRIVQLLGDFSHALDEAKLTALAEFAAGAGHEMNNPLAVISGRAQLLLRGETDEARRADLALIKTQATRVHEMIADLMLFARPPAPVKQDTDLTQLVRETIERVRAAADQRGVRIDSTFSRPVEISIDPAQISTALRGLIENALNAVSDGGIVSIDVQGTTIFVRDNGPGISTQERGLIFDPYYSGRQAGRGLGMGLPKCWRIIQQHGGELSVQGAQGGGTEFVIQLPLL
- a CDS encoding rhamnulokinase family protein — encoded protein: MAAETFLAVDLGASSGRVMAGSFDGRLLALGEVNRFENGPVVVAGSKHWDLLHLWSHVCRGLTAAGAKYGDQIRSVGVDTWGVDFALLGRNNVLLGNPNHYRDHRTDGILDKAFRLVSREEIFHHSGLQFMQFNTLYQLLAMKWADSPLLEMAESLLMMPDVFNWLLTGVKVNEFTNATTTQFYNPTRGHWAADLFERFQLPLHILGEITQPGAKLGHLRQELAEETGLNNVEVVLPGTHDTASAVMAVPARGVGAEKPDWCYISSGTWSLMGLELPRPVVNDRCLQLNFTNEGGVGGTIRLLKNIGGLWLIQECRRIWAKQGCEFTWEALLRLSAEAPPLVSMVNPDDATLLAPADMPHAMRDYCRRTGQAQPADEGAMVRCALESLALRYRQVLGHLEELADTKIRTIHIVGGGALNRQLCQFTADACNRRVIAGPVEATAIGNVMMQAAAAGAVSNIAEAREVIRRSFSVEEYEPSEHREAWEAAYGVFERLTG
- a CDS encoding Rrf2 family transcriptional regulator codes for the protein MKLSAKTEYACIAMLELAAAYGSAEPVRIGAIAEKHGIPPRFLVQILLQLKGAGYVASTRGAAGGYQLIKSPDEVSLGAVMTVIDGPDDGPTNSALPQSIAARVLQEAWREVLQVEREMLDGLSFGDLLDRTKEPTEGMYHI